Proteins from a single region of Coleofasciculus sp. FACHB-T130:
- a CDS encoding glycosyltransferase — protein MTQPFLPRVSVIVPIYNGEGDLPDLIDCLRSQTYPAESVEYLLVDNNSSDRTATLLQSAASSAAADGLTIRPIAENQIQSSYAARNAGIRASTAEIFAFTDADCRPQPHWLADLIEPFANPTIGIVVGEIMALPGNTLLEQYADRENVLSQKHSLANPFCPYGQTANLAIRRKALEQVGLFRPYLTTGGDADICWRIQRESDWQLHFAPTAIVRHRHRSTFQELQSQLRRYGRSNRYLHELHGVKLTANLSAKEYLYRFSRWLVKEVPVTGVKAIAGKAALVDLLRTPINLINVRARAAGQNEARLPEAAKVIEWLEKPQDVEVNP, from the coding sequence ATGACACAGCCCTTTCTGCCCAGGGTTTCCGTAATTGTCCCTATCTACAATGGTGAGGGGGACTTGCCAGACTTAATCGACTGCTTGCGATCGCAAACTTACCCCGCTGAGTCTGTCGAATATTTGCTGGTCGATAATAATAGTAGCGATCGCACTGCCACCCTTCTCCAGTCAGCCGCCTCCTCAGCCGCCGCTGACGGCTTAACCATTCGCCCGATTGCGGAAAACCAAATCCAAAGCTCTTACGCGGCTCGAAACGCCGGAATTCGGGCATCAACGGCTGAAATTTTTGCCTTTACCGACGCCGATTGTCGTCCTCAACCGCACTGGTTGGCAGACCTGATTGAGCCGTTTGCCAATCCAACGATTGGCATCGTCGTCGGTGAAATTATGGCATTGCCAGGGAACACCCTGTTAGAACAGTACGCTGACCGAGAAAATGTTTTGTCTCAAAAGCATTCTTTAGCAAATCCGTTCTGTCCTTATGGTCAAACGGCTAACTTGGCAATTCGGCGGAAAGCTTTGGAACAGGTAGGTTTGTTTCGCCCTTATCTAACCACTGGCGGCGATGCTGACATCTGTTGGCGTATCCAACGCGAAAGTGACTGGCAATTGCATTTTGCGCCAACTGCTATTGTCCGCCACCGTCACCGCTCCACGTTCCAGGAACTTCAAAGTCAATTGCGTCGGTATGGTCGCTCAAATCGATACTTGCACGAACTGCATGGTGTCAAGCTGACAGCAAACTTGAGTGCAAAGGAATATCTATATCGATTCAGCCGGTGGTTGGTCAAGGAAGTGCCGGTGACAGGTGTGAAAGCGATCGCGGGGAAAGCCGCGCTTGTAGACTTGTTAAGGACCCCGATTAATTTGATCAATGTCCGCGCGAGAGCCGCAGGGCAAAATGAAGCTAGGCTTCCAGAAGCAGCCAAAGTAATTGAGTGGCTGGAAAAACCCCAGGATGTGGAAGTAAATCCATGA
- the nfi gene encoding deoxyribonuclease V (cleaves DNA at apurinic or apyrimidinic sites) encodes MKIHQRHAWPDTAEEAIAIQQQLSKEVITSDQLESVQYVAGVDMGFEESGTISRAAVAVLSFPDLQLQEQAIAFRPTTFPYIPGFLSFREIPAVLDALEKVSITPDLILCDGQGIAHPRRFGIASHLGVLIDLPTIGVAKSLLVGKHDELPVEKGAWQPLRYRREIIGAVLRTRTGVKPVYVSSGHRVSLETAIDYVMRCTTKYRLPETTRIADKLASNR; translated from the coding sequence ATGAAAATCCACCAACGTCACGCATGGCCTGATACCGCTGAGGAAGCGATCGCTATTCAGCAACAACTGAGCAAAGAAGTGATTACTTCAGACCAGTTGGAATCGGTGCAGTATGTCGCCGGGGTCGATATGGGTTTTGAGGAGTCAGGTACCATTAGCAGAGCAGCCGTTGCTGTTCTGAGTTTTCCAGATTTACAGTTACAAGAGCAAGCGATCGCCTTCCGTCCCACTACGTTTCCCTACATTCCCGGATTCCTCTCCTTCCGAGAAATTCCAGCCGTGCTAGACGCCTTAGAAAAAGTCAGCATCACGCCTGACTTAATCCTCTGTGATGGTCAGGGGATCGCCCATCCCCGCCGATTTGGCATCGCCTCCCATCTCGGAGTTCTAATCGACCTTCCCACAATTGGCGTTGCCAAATCTTTGCTCGTTGGTAAGCATGATGAGTTGCCAGTTGAAAAAGGCGCATGGCAACCGTTGCGGTATCGCCGCGAAATCATTGGTGCAGTATTGCGGACGCGCACGGGTGTAAAACCCGTTTATGTTTCTAGCGGACATCGGGTAAGTCTAGAAACGGCGATTGATTATGTGATGCGTTGCACTACGAAATATCGCTTACCAGAGACAACTCGCATTGCTGATAAATTGGCGTCAAATCGATAA
- a CDS encoding serine acetyltransferase: MKDFFRKALYNLGIILVSPLLIPFFLTSEKGIIDADVKRWVNVFGWKGESRLGNLLSLLDRQKEFRNLYYHRLFKGNLSARIFMYLFSYFYKSCPYLFIDTSSNFGPGLFIQHGFSTIIMADMGENCWINQQVTIGYRDKTSRPKIGDNVRITAGAKVIGGVTIGNNVTVGANAVVVKNVPDNCVVVGVPAYIVKKNGIKVKEELV; the protein is encoded by the coding sequence ATGAAAGATTTTTTTAGAAAAGCTTTATATAACCTAGGAATAATTTTGGTTTCTCCTTTGTTAATTCCTTTCTTTTTAACCAGTGAAAAAGGAATTATTGATGCAGATGTAAAGCGTTGGGTGAACGTATTTGGCTGGAAAGGTGAATCACGTTTGGGAAATTTACTCTCTTTGCTGGATCGTCAAAAAGAATTTAGGAACTTGTATTATCATCGATTATTTAAAGGGAACTTATCCGCCAGGATATTTATGTATTTATTCAGTTATTTTTATAAATCTTGTCCTTACCTTTTCATAGATACATCTTCTAATTTTGGTCCTGGACTGTTTATCCAGCATGGCTTCAGCACAATCATTATGGCAGACATGGGCGAAAATTGCTGGATTAATCAACAGGTGACAATTGGTTATAGAGATAAAACCAGTCGTCCAAAAATCGGGGATAATGTCCGCATTACTGCCGGTGCTAAAGTAATTGGCGGAGTAACGATAGGGAACAATGTTACGGTTGGAGCTAACGCAGTTGTCGTTAAAAATGTTCCTGATAACTGTGTGGTCGTCGGCGTTCCCGCTTATATTGTGAAGAAGAATGGCATCAAAGTAAAAGAAGAATTGGTTTAA
- a CDS encoding FHA domain-containing protein encodes MNELTLEWQEAGRGQTQTIHDRQIAKHPGTIRIGRDPARCDIVLTDPTVSGLHVEIFFNPQQQSFYLRNLRESNPPLVDGHTLIQGEVPLSQGSTICLGQIEIQVTKVSLAVVSVPPTVLLSPLSPAAGKPAPTAPNPAAVTYGLECSSCHRVSPYNLMNLGCPWCGTSLAAALSVLVTPSSN; translated from the coding sequence ATGAATGAATTAACTTTAGAGTGGCAAGAAGCCGGTCGGGGACAAACCCAAACAATTCACGATCGACAAATCGCTAAACATCCCGGTACTATCCGGATCGGTCGTGACCCAGCTCGATGCGATATCGTTTTGACAGATCCCACGGTATCTGGGCTGCACGTCGAAATATTTTTTAACCCACAGCAGCAAAGCTTTTACTTGCGGAACCTGCGAGAAAGTAATCCGCCGCTAGTGGATGGTCACACCCTCATCCAAGGCGAAGTGCCTCTGAGTCAGGGTAGCACGATCTGTTTAGGACAGATAGAAATCCAGGTGACAAAGGTTTCCTTGGCAGTGGTGAGCGTTCCTCCGACGGTTTTGTTGTCACCGCTGTCACCCGCAGCAGGCAAACCCGCCCCCACCGCCCCTAACCCAGCGGCTGTAACCTATGGTTTGGAATGTTCCAGTTGCCATCGCGTCTCACCGTATAACTTAATGAATTTGGGGTGTCCGTGGTGTGGCACATCCCTAGCAGCAGCATTGAGC